A single Anatilimnocola floriformis DNA region contains:
- a CDS encoding DUF58 domain-containing protein: MIWPAAIVLILIIALIFRLGLLMYAMYTLLGVLLLSRYLTHRWAASLQATRECNRLAAEEGDEIAVIITIENTGNLPIPWVMVEDLIPREALVYLPPRLGVTGPRMKLTHLWPRSKRAIRYQLKCNRRGYYQLGPLVLETGDLFGLHRQFRVLTEPQFLLVMPEVIPLTGYAISSKRPIGEVRMTYRLYEDPTRISGVRAYQEGDSLNRIHWRATARTGVLHSKIYEPSTVAGTTILLDFHKDSHEQRHEPRRSELAITAAASIANAVTLMGQQVGMITNGRDAADRIRTEGWASDWRTRESAQVAAGVRETSDRLRPIVIGTRRGGDQLTQILEMLARLELTDGLSLTQTILETSSRMPRDATVIAILAQVTSEIAIALGMLRRRGLVVVAILNIFDITGFADAAGPLIAEGIETRQLESEESVAEICAAYWLR, translated from the coding sequence ATGATCTGGCCAGCCGCGATCGTGCTGATTCTGATCATCGCGCTGATCTTTCGGCTCGGGCTGTTGATGTATGCGATGTACACGTTGCTCGGTGTGCTGCTGCTGAGTCGCTATCTCACGCATCGTTGGGCAGCATCGTTGCAGGCCACGCGCGAGTGCAACCGCTTGGCCGCCGAAGAGGGTGACGAAATCGCGGTCATTATCACCATCGAAAACACCGGCAACCTGCCTATTCCCTGGGTGATGGTCGAAGACCTGATTCCGCGTGAAGCACTCGTGTATTTGCCGCCGCGACTTGGCGTAACCGGCCCGCGGATGAAGCTCACGCATCTTTGGCCGCGGAGCAAACGGGCGATCCGCTATCAGCTGAAGTGCAACCGTCGCGGCTACTATCAGCTCGGGCCGCTCGTTCTGGAGACTGGCGACCTGTTCGGCCTGCATCGGCAGTTTCGCGTTCTCACCGAACCACAGTTCCTACTCGTCATGCCCGAGGTCATACCGCTGACCGGCTACGCCATCTCTTCGAAGCGGCCCATTGGCGAAGTCCGCATGACCTATCGCCTGTATGAGGACCCGACGAGGATCAGTGGCGTGCGGGCTTATCAGGAAGGGGACTCGCTGAATCGCATTCATTGGCGAGCAACCGCGCGGACCGGCGTGCTGCACAGCAAGATTTATGAACCATCAACCGTTGCCGGCACGACGATCTTGCTCGACTTTCACAAGGACTCGCATGAGCAGCGTCACGAACCTCGGCGCAGCGAACTCGCCATCACTGCCGCTGCCTCGATCGCGAATGCCGTGACGCTGATGGGACAGCAAGTCGGCATGATTACCAACGGTCGCGATGCTGCCGATCGCATCCGCACTGAAGGCTGGGCCAGCGACTGGCGAACGCGCGAATCGGCCCAAGTCGCTGCCGGCGTCCGCGAAACCAGCGATCGCCTGCGGCCCATCGTCATCGGCACTCGGCGCGGTGGTGATCAACTGACACAGATTCTGGAAATGCTCGCCCGCCTCGAACTTACCGACGGCTTGTCGCTGACGCAAACGATCCTGGAAACCTCCTCGCGCATGCCCCGCGACGCGACGGTCATCGCTATACTCGCGCAGGTCACTTCCGAGATTGCCATCGCACTCGGCATGCTCCGGCGTCGCGGTTTGGTCGTCGTGGCGATTCTCAACATCTTCGACATCACGGGATTTGCCGACGCCGCCGGACCGCTCATTGCCGAAGGGATTGAAACGCGACAGTTGGAGAGCGAGGAATCGGTGGCGGAGATTTGTGCAGCTTATTGGCTGCGGTGA
- a CDS encoding DUF4129 domain-containing protein: MSRRAPETLVDWLVVGIAPFLIMLLVGSLVFYLVEVFYLGEYQARVLFVLGMFVMATVCIARISMEEGAAYAAMYAAPLAIAVGLALAAFVQVSGPLAALGPMLNWGLMILIWWSANKLTWDCTLIEGSRDFTGQGLMQTTGLDRYFRVQRPQTAPATEPPSPPPDLSGTSTTERPASLPVWKWWNWTRGEERPHAPGVWVVYFSIAALPLFGLGQWFMPANALDLRRRAFWLLVVYVAAGLSLLMATSFLSLRRYLRQRNQEMPGEMAAVWLGTGGAIIAILLVLASLLPRPIPEYSITHLAPQIQSPQQTASRWGWGSEGAKKKNVNSPQTATKGEVDPATKQGSSQGKPTPNAQGAPAKNASGSSGTDGKNSGGQSQSNSQTKSGSQQNDSKQSSGNQSSNSKQPANSSGEQKPQPQQNNQPSNEANNQTRSNPQQQPNNSDKKSSSNPSTANPPQQTPTSNPPPRSTPPDSQATPPLPNEVQVPQKNYLQQAWNMVFTYLTYVLKWVFYLLVIGVVAYYAWQHREWLLAAWQQLLKELRELWAKWFGQKPTTTSAVATALPPPPKRFAEYADPFSSGLAARWTLAELVRYTFEALEARGREQNCPRGNDQTPLEYAAAVGQVEPGFAGEVHSLADLYGQLAFAGGNSSPQSTLLLQQLWLHWRQFPAASSQT; encoded by the coding sequence ATGTCTCGTCGCGCCCCCGAAACTCTCGTCGATTGGCTAGTCGTTGGGATCGCGCCGTTCTTGATCATGTTGCTGGTTGGCAGCCTGGTGTTCTATCTCGTCGAGGTTTTCTATCTCGGCGAATACCAAGCGCGCGTGCTGTTCGTTCTCGGCATGTTTGTGATGGCCACGGTTTGCATCGCGCGAATTTCGATGGAGGAAGGCGCTGCCTATGCAGCCATGTATGCCGCGCCGCTGGCGATTGCTGTGGGTCTGGCGCTCGCCGCGTTCGTGCAAGTCAGCGGACCGCTGGCCGCGCTCGGGCCGATGCTCAACTGGGGGCTGATGATTCTCATCTGGTGGTCGGCGAATAAGCTAACCTGGGATTGCACGCTGATCGAAGGAAGCCGCGACTTTACCGGTCAAGGTTTGATGCAAACCACCGGACTCGATCGGTATTTTCGCGTGCAGAGGCCGCAAACCGCACCGGCGACAGAGCCTCCATCGCCGCCGCCCGATCTTTCCGGAACCAGCACTACCGAGCGTCCCGCTTCGCTCCCTGTTTGGAAATGGTGGAATTGGACGCGGGGTGAGGAACGGCCACATGCGCCGGGCGTGTGGGTCGTTTATTTTTCGATCGCCGCACTGCCCCTGTTTGGCTTGGGGCAGTGGTTCATGCCGGCGAACGCGCTCGACCTGCGCCGGCGGGCATTCTGGCTGCTCGTGGTCTATGTCGCGGCCGGTTTGTCGCTGTTGATGGCGACCAGTTTCCTCAGCCTCCGTCGTTATCTGCGCCAACGCAATCAAGAGATGCCTGGTGAGATGGCCGCCGTTTGGCTCGGTACGGGCGGAGCGATTATCGCCATCTTGCTGGTACTCGCGTCGCTCCTGCCGCGCCCTATTCCGGAATATTCGATCACTCACCTCGCGCCACAAATTCAATCGCCGCAGCAAACCGCCTCGCGTTGGGGTTGGGGCAGCGAAGGAGCGAAAAAGAAAAACGTCAACTCGCCGCAAACGGCCACGAAGGGCGAGGTTGATCCCGCCACGAAGCAAGGTAGCTCACAAGGAAAGCCGACGCCAAACGCACAAGGCGCGCCTGCCAAGAACGCATCAGGTTCATCAGGTACCGACGGCAAGAACTCCGGCGGCCAAAGTCAGAGCAACAGCCAGACTAAATCCGGCAGCCAGCAAAACGATTCGAAGCAATCATCTGGCAATCAGTCGAGCAATTCAAAGCAGCCAGCAAACTCTTCCGGCGAGCAGAAGCCGCAACCTCAGCAGAACAATCAGCCATCGAACGAAGCGAATAACCAAACGCGAAGTAATCCGCAGCAACAGCCAAACAATAGCGATAAAAAATCGTCCAGCAATCCATCTACCGCCAATCCACCGCAGCAAACTCCGACCAGCAATCCGCCGCCACGCAGCACTCCTCCTGATTCACAAGCCACACCGCCGCTGCCGAATGAGGTCCAAGTTCCGCAGAAGAATTATCTGCAGCAGGCCTGGAACATGGTCTTTACCTATCTCACGTACGTGCTGAAATGGGTGTTCTATCTGCTGGTGATCGGCGTCGTCGCTTACTACGCCTGGCAACATCGCGAATGGCTGCTGGCCGCGTGGCAGCAACTCCTCAAGGAACTGCGCGAGTTGTGGGCGAAGTGGTTTGGACAAAAACCAACCACGACATCGGCGGTTGCAACGGCTCTGCCTCCGCCGCCCAAGCGTTTCGCGGAGTATGCCGATCCGTTTTCTTCGGGACTCGCCGCTCGCTGGACGCTAGCAGAACTCGTTCGCTATACCTTCGAAGCACTCGAAGCCCGTGGTCGCGAGCAGAATTGTCCCCGCGGCAATGATCAAACCCCGCTCGAGTATGCAGCAGCCGTCGGTCAGGTCGAGCCGGGCTTTGCCGGCGAAGTTCATTCGCTAGCAGATCTGTACGGACAGTTGGCTTTTGCCGGGGGCAATTCTTCGCCGCAGTCAACATTACTTTTACAGCAGTTATGGCTGCATTGGCGGCAATTTCCTGCAGCGAGCTCGCAGACCTAG